In the genome of Terribacillus sp. FSL K6-0262, one region contains:
- a CDS encoding ABC transporter permease: MYIVKRLLTMLLTIWVIASLTFLIMKFIPGDPFASDADVLPEEVLQNIRAKYNLDEPVAVQYVLYMKDLVTFDLGFSIQSETRSVNSIIAEGAPASALLGLQAMVVALVLGLLLGIVAALNHNRALDYVSMFIAIVGISVPSFILAPLLIKYLAVDWGLFPVASWGTWLHSVLPTLALAATPLAVIARFMRSSMLEVTNQNYIKTADAKGLSKSKLVIRHGIRNAILPVISFIGPLFVSLITGTFVIEKIFAIPGIGRYFVDSIFNRDYPVIMGTTIFFSTLLVLTLFIIDISYRFIDPRIKLTSGGE; encoded by the coding sequence ATGTACATTGTAAAACGATTACTTACCATGCTGCTGACAATATGGGTGATTGCGAGTTTGACATTTTTGATCATGAAGTTTATCCCGGGTGATCCATTTGCATCCGATGCCGATGTGCTGCCGGAAGAGGTTTTGCAAAACATCCGGGCTAAATATAACTTGGATGAGCCAGTGGCCGTGCAATACGTTTTGTATATGAAGGATTTGGTCACCTTTGATTTAGGATTCTCGATTCAATCCGAAACAAGATCAGTCAATTCGATCATTGCCGAGGGTGCGCCAGCTTCTGCTTTACTCGGACTGCAAGCCATGGTCGTCGCCTTGGTTCTGGGGCTCTTGTTGGGCATCGTAGCGGCATTGAACCATAATAGGGCACTTGATTATGTATCCATGTTTATTGCCATCGTCGGGATATCGGTCCCGAGCTTCATCCTGGCTCCATTACTGATCAAATACCTTGCGGTGGATTGGGGATTGTTCCCTGTTGCATCATGGGGTACATGGCTGCATTCGGTGCTGCCGACACTGGCATTGGCTGCGACGCCGCTCGCTGTCATCGCCAGGTTCATGCGATCCAGCATGCTTGAGGTGACGAATCAGAATTATATCAAGACAGCTGATGCCAAGGGGCTGTCAAAGTCGAAGCTAGTCATCAGGCACGGCATCCGGAATGCGATCCTGCCGGTTATCTCTTTCATCGGTCCTCTGTTTGTGTCTTTAATTACCGGAACATTCGTTATTGAAAAAATATTCGCAATTCCTGGTATCGGCCGCTATTTCGTAGACAGTATCTTCAACCGGGATTATCCGGTGATCATGGGTACCACCATTTTCTTCAGTACATTGCTGGTATTGACATTATTCATCATCGATATATCCTATCGCTTCATTGACCCAAGAATCAAACTGACGAGTGGAGGGGAGTAA
- a CDS encoding ABC transporter ATP-binding protein codes for MEHLLEVNNLEVSFKTYGGEVQAVRDVSFHVDKGEILAIVGESGSGKSVTVQTIMGLIPTPPGKIRNGEVLLEGQDLLRLSKREMQKVKGSRISMVFQDPMTSLNPTMKVGKQIAESITAHQKIKGQEAKERAIEMIRLVGISNPADRYDQYPHEFSGGMRQRIMIAIALACHPQVLVADEPTTALDVTIQAQVLDLMKNLRDELDTSIILITHDLGVVAETAERVAVMYGGMIVESAPVTEIFKNPKHPYTWGLLESIPDIDATDKKRLIPIEGAPPDLFSPPKGCPFAPRCKYAMDVCVEAMPPAFSIDKAHEAKCWLNDPRTPALKELAAGRE; via the coding sequence ATGGAACATTTACTGGAAGTGAACAATCTGGAAGTGAGCTTCAAGACATATGGAGGGGAAGTACAAGCAGTGCGGGACGTTTCCTTCCACGTCGATAAGGGGGAAATACTGGCGATAGTCGGGGAAAGCGGCAGCGGAAAAAGTGTCACCGTACAAACCATAATGGGTCTGATCCCGACTCCGCCTGGCAAGATAAGGAACGGGGAAGTGCTGCTGGAAGGGCAGGATCTTCTCCGATTATCCAAACGTGAGATGCAAAAGGTAAAAGGCTCGAGAATCAGCATGGTCTTCCAGGATCCGATGACGTCTTTGAACCCGACGATGAAGGTAGGCAAGCAAATCGCAGAAAGTATCACAGCCCACCAAAAGATAAAGGGGCAGGAAGCGAAAGAGCGCGCCATCGAAATGATCCGCCTGGTCGGTATATCGAACCCTGCCGATCGCTACGACCAGTACCCGCATGAATTCAGCGGCGGGATGCGGCAGCGGATCATGATCGCCATTGCGCTTGCCTGCCATCCGCAGGTGCTCGTGGCAGATGAACCGACGACGGCATTGGACGTAACCATCCAAGCACAAGTATTGGATTTGATGAAGAATCTAAGGGATGAACTGGATACTTCCATTATCTTGATCACCCATGATCTTGGCGTGGTAGCCGAGACAGCCGAACGGGTCGCCGTCATGTATGGCGGTATGATTGTCGAATCGGCACCCGTCACCGAAATTTTCAAGAATCCCAAACACCCTTACACATGGGGGCTGCTGGAGTCGATCCCCGATATCGACGCAACGGATAAAAAGCGCTTGATACCAATCGAAGGAGCACCGCCAGATTTATTCTCACCGCCGAAGGGCTGTCCATTTGCACCGCGATGTAAATATGCCATGGATGTTTGTGTCGAAGCAATGCCGCCTGCTTTTTCCATCGACAAGGCGCATGAGGCAAAATGCTGGCTGAACGATCCCCGGACACCAGCCCTCAAAGAACTGGCGGCAGGGAGGGAATGA
- a CDS encoding Lrp/AsnC family transcriptional regulator, producing the protein MEYQIDELDRGIIRMLSKDGRLPFSEMASELNVTEKTIRLRYKNLVQHNIIEVVGVVNPIALGLKAGAIIQIKTQQGTIAQVREALSTIKEVRYITMTSGDYQLLIQINVQSQEDIKDCMLKLDGIEGIAGINTIIQLENYKNTFEYL; encoded by the coding sequence GTGGAGTATCAAATTGATGAGCTGGATCGCGGTATCATCCGCATGTTATCGAAGGATGGCCGCTTGCCCTTTTCGGAAATGGCAAGTGAATTGAACGTAACCGAGAAAACAATCAGGCTTCGATACAAGAATTTAGTACAGCACAATATCATCGAAGTGGTAGGAGTGGTGAATCCGATCGCGCTTGGGTTAAAAGCGGGGGCGATCATTCAAATAAAGACACAACAAGGAACGATTGCCCAGGTGAGGGAAGCGCTGAGCACGATAAAGGAAGTTCGCTACATTACGATGACATCCGGGGATTACCAGCTGCTTATTCAAATCAATGTCCAAAGCCAGGAAGATATAAAGGACTGTATGCTGAAGCTTGACGGTATCGAAGGAATTGCCGGCATCAATACCATCATTCAACTGGAAAATTACAAGAATACGTTCGAATATTTGTAG
- a CDS encoding ABC transporter permease, producing the protein MEAKRVDDSLFRPLSPEKRGQDPVQRPSMSVWKETIVNVVKNKMAVLGFSLLLIIIVFAIAGPHMVPFDPAKQSLENTNVAPNSEHWFGTDDLGRDVWSRTWYGARVSLTIGLVAAVIDIFLGVTIGGISGYMAGRSKAGDRVDGILMRIVEILYGIPYLLIVILLMVIMEPGVTSIIIALSVTGWVGMARIIRGQILQLKSQEYVLAAQKLGTSHAKIIWRHLIPNTAGIIIVNLTFTIPSAIFAESFLSFLGLGVQAPFASWGTMANDSLGVILSGQWWRLFFPGFMIALTMFAFNAFGDGLQDALDPKANK; encoded by the coding sequence ATGGAAGCCAAACGCGTGGATGATTCCCTTTTCCGCCCCCTATCACCAGAAAAGAGGGGGCAAGACCCGGTCCAGCGCCCGAGTATGAGCGTCTGGAAGGAAACGATTGTAAACGTTGTAAAAAATAAAATGGCAGTCCTCGGATTTTCCCTGCTGCTCATCATTATCGTCTTTGCGATAGCAGGCCCGCATATGGTGCCGTTCGATCCGGCCAAACAAAGCTTGGAGAATACAAATGTGGCGCCAAACAGTGAGCATTGGTTCGGCACCGATGACTTAGGCCGGGATGTGTGGTCGAGAACCTGGTATGGAGCCAGGGTATCGCTGACGATCGGACTTGTGGCCGCGGTGATTGATATCTTCCTTGGCGTGACGATCGGCGGCATCTCTGGTTATATGGCCGGGCGCAGCAAGGCCGGTGACCGGGTCGATGGCATTTTAATGCGCATCGTGGAGATTCTGTACGGTATTCCTTACTTATTGATCGTCATCTTGCTGATGGTGATCATGGAGCCCGGTGTCACATCCATCATCATTGCTTTATCTGTCACGGGCTGGGTGGGGATGGCCAGGATCATACGCGGCCAAATCCTGCAGCTGAAGTCACAGGAATATGTGCTGGCTGCCCAAAAGCTGGGCACCTCCCATGCCAAGATCATTTGGCGGCATTTGATTCCCAATACAGCAGGCATCATCATCGTCAATCTGACCTTTACCATTCCTTCGGCTATCTTCGCCGAGTCATTCCTCAGCTTTCTGGGACTGGGCGTGCAAGCGCCATTTGCCAGCTGGGGGACGATGGCAAACGATTCCTTGGGTGTCATTTTAAGCGGCCAGTGGTGGCGTCTCTTTTTTCCGGGCTTTATGATTGCCCTCACCATGTTTGCTTTTAATGCCTTCGGGGACGGCCTGCAAGATGCACTGGATCCCAAAGCAAATAAATAG
- a CDS encoding M55 family metallopeptidase, with protein sequence MKIFISADMEGISGVATNQQLKTNSEYQRFRKLMTADVNAAIEGAFNGGATEVVVADGHGNMSNILVEELDSRARLVSGNNRVMCQLEGLDETFDGIMFVGHHGREAGSERSVISHTLAGICINEMKINGRVVGETEMNTLVAGSFDVPAIFISGDDAYVKEVQETIPDVKAAVTKRAVDRFAAELIHPEAARQEIRIKAEEAVNNVHSFKPQTVNGPVTFDIELKGPQQAMMTTTLPTVALTGPRSIRFTCDDVVTAYKHMWGCVIIAMTATNGVLGSVNA encoded by the coding sequence ATGAAGATTTTTATTTCGGCAGATATGGAAGGCATATCAGGTGTCGCGACCAATCAGCAGTTAAAGACAAATTCGGAATATCAGCGGTTCCGGAAGCTGATGACAGCAGATGTGAATGCAGCTATCGAAGGAGCTTTCAATGGCGGGGCAACAGAGGTTGTCGTAGCCGATGGGCATGGCAATATGTCCAACATACTGGTGGAGGAGCTGGATTCGCGTGCAAGGCTTGTATCCGGGAATAATCGCGTCATGTGCCAGCTGGAAGGGCTGGATGAGACATTTGACGGCATCATGTTCGTTGGACATCACGGGCGTGAAGCGGGCTCCGAACGCTCTGTCATCAGCCATACATTAGCGGGTATCTGTATCAACGAAATGAAAATCAATGGCAGGGTCGTTGGCGAAACGGAAATGAATACACTTGTTGCCGGCAGCTTTGATGTCCCAGCCATTTTCATAAGCGGTGACGATGCCTATGTAAAAGAAGTGCAAGAAACAATACCTGATGTGAAAGCTGCCGTTACCAAACGGGCCGTTGATCGCTTTGCGGCGGAGCTGATCCATCCGGAGGCCGCTCGTCAGGAAATCCGAATCAAGGCAGAGGAAGCAGTCAATAATGTCCACTCCTTCAAACCGCAGACAGTAAATGGCCCTGTTACCTTCGATATCGAGCTGAAAGGGCCGCAGCAGGCAATGATGACGACCACCTTGCCGACTGTTGCATTGACTGGTCCCAGGAGCATTCGCTTTACTTGCGATGATGTGGTAACAGCGTACAAGCATATGTGGGGCTGTGTCATCATTGCAATGACTGCGACGAACGGTGTGCTCGGCAGTGTCAATGCATAG
- a CDS encoding amidohydrolase translates to MKAITNVSGADGTGKLLSNTTILIKEGKFTSIGADRIPEGYEIIDAAGKYFTPGLIDVHTHLGVHEEGIGKEGHDFNETSAAATPQVRAIDGINPKDQGFEDARRAGVTTVQVMPGSANVIGGEMCVLKTTGTIVDDMVIRNPSGLKAATGENPKRFHGDKGRMPATRMGIAAILREKLIEAQTYLEERQAGKAARNLGLEHIAKVVNKEIPLRVHAHRADDIVTVLRLKKEFDIDLTIEHCTEGHQIAPFIAKQAIRVSVGPTMTPRSKIELADKGWHTLLALAEESVPFSITTDHPVIAIEHLMTSAILAVKYGLPEEEALKAITLNAAKHLGVDDRVGSVEAGKDADFVLWSGNPFDLRNKAVQTYINGELV, encoded by the coding sequence ATGAAGGCCATAACGAATGTATCCGGGGCAGATGGGACAGGAAAGCTTTTAAGCAATACAACGATTTTAATAAAAGAGGGCAAATTCACATCAATAGGAGCAGACCGCATTCCCGAAGGCTATGAAATAATCGATGCTGCCGGCAAATACTTTACACCTGGACTGATTGATGTGCATACCCATTTGGGGGTGCACGAGGAAGGGATCGGCAAAGAGGGGCATGACTTCAATGAAACAAGTGCCGCAGCCACTCCGCAAGTACGCGCGATTGATGGGATAAACCCGAAAGATCAAGGCTTTGAGGATGCCAGGCGTGCGGGTGTCACCACTGTACAAGTAATGCCTGGAAGTGCCAATGTCATTGGCGGGGAAATGTGTGTGTTAAAAACGACAGGCACAATCGTGGATGATATGGTCATTCGCAATCCCTCCGGCTTAAAAGCAGCAACAGGTGAAAATCCGAAACGGTTCCACGGGGATAAGGGAAGGATGCCGGCGACCAGGATGGGCATCGCAGCCATTCTTCGGGAAAAATTAATCGAAGCACAAACCTACCTGGAAGAGCGCCAAGCCGGTAAAGCAGCCAGGAACCTGGGCTTGGAACATATCGCGAAAGTGGTAAACAAAGAAATCCCGCTTCGTGTCCATGCCCACCGCGCCGACGATATCGTCACTGTCTTACGCCTAAAAAAGGAATTCGATATTGATTTGACGATCGAGCATTGTACCGAGGGACATCAAATAGCGCCGTTCATCGCCAAACAAGCTATCCGTGTTTCGGTAGGTCCGACTATGACGCCCCGATCCAAAATCGAGCTTGCCGATAAAGGCTGGCACACACTGCTGGCCCTGGCAGAGGAATCTGTACCTTTCTCCATCACGACCGATCACCCTGTCATTGCGATTGAGCATTTGATGACAAGTGCCATTTTAGCCGTTAAATACGGCCTGCCGGAAGAAGAAGCCCTTAAAGCCATCACCTTAAATGCGGCGAAGCATCTAGGCGTAGACGATCGAGTCGGTTCCGTTGAAGCAGGCAAGGATGCTGACTTTGTCCTCTGGAGCGGCAATCCGTTCGATTTGAGAAACAAAGCAGTACAAACCTATATTAACGGCGAATTGGTATAA
- a CDS encoding S9 family peptidase, producing MTANGLSAQDLLNFSFLSDPQLSPDGKSVVFVQKVINKKEKYQSNLFLMDVDSKEITQFTQGDHSDVQPRWSSDGQHIFFTSNRSGKQQIWKIAFNGGEASQVTTFKRGASQPVLSPDGKKLMVTVPLTASDNLEDKEAKEKKTEEKRKPYITTNLVYKSDAKGFSDETFDHLVLIDLETGTPTLLTDGEYNHHSPAFSPNGMHVAYSANRSEDPEQTFFSDIYQLDLTTKRTEKLTSSDKVFYTPNYSPDGKKLSLLGDDLEYTGATLTRVWTLDLATKELSCLTSDWDVECHDVAINDMGTGAASAGAVWSKTNDALFFLASERGSTGLYQVTLDKNITKVVGGKRQVYAFSTDKNQERFVYAVSQSAAIPGDLFVSALSGSDEQRLTAVNEHLLQTKILSAPEDFHFKANDGTELQGWIMKPAGFQEGETYPLVLEIHGGPHAMYSHAFMHEFQVLAGKGYGVLYMNPRGSHGYGQQFVDAVRGDYGGIDYADVMVAVDYALENHDWIDASRLGVTGGSYGGFMTNWIVGHTNRFKAAVTQRSISNWLSFYGVSDIGYFFTEWEHKTTVMEDPEELWRISPLRYAKNIQTPLLILHSENDYRCPIEQAEQLYVALKQQKKPTRFVRFPESNHELSRSGDPGLRIIRLNEITDWFETYLK from the coding sequence ATGACAGCAAACGGTCTTTCCGCACAAGATTTACTCAATTTTTCATTCTTATCGGATCCGCAGCTATCACCTGATGGCAAGTCGGTTGTTTTTGTTCAGAAAGTTATCAACAAGAAGGAAAAATATCAATCGAATCTATTCCTGATGGATGTGGATTCAAAGGAAATCACCCAATTCACCCAAGGTGATCACTCCGATGTGCAGCCGAGATGGTCTTCCGATGGACAGCATATCTTCTTTACTTCTAACCGCTCCGGGAAGCAGCAAATATGGAAAATTGCTTTTAATGGCGGTGAAGCGAGTCAGGTTACCACTTTCAAAAGAGGTGCTTCTCAGCCGGTTTTGTCACCAGACGGGAAGAAGCTCATGGTTACCGTACCGTTAACCGCTTCAGACAATTTGGAAGACAAGGAGGCTAAAGAGAAAAAAACAGAGGAAAAACGAAAGCCATATATCACCACGAACCTGGTTTACAAGTCAGATGCGAAGGGCTTTTCAGACGAAACCTTCGATCATCTCGTATTGATAGATTTGGAGACTGGTACACCCACCTTACTAACAGATGGGGAATATAACCACCATTCACCGGCATTTTCTCCAAATGGCATGCATGTTGCATATAGCGCCAATCGTTCAGAGGATCCAGAGCAGACATTCTTCTCGGATATCTATCAGTTGGATTTAACTACGAAGCGTACAGAAAAACTTACGAGCAGCGACAAAGTATTCTATACGCCAAACTACTCCCCGGATGGAAAAAAGCTATCCCTGCTGGGTGATGATTTGGAATACACAGGAGCCACCCTCACGAGAGTATGGACCTTGGACCTTGCAACGAAGGAACTCTCCTGTTTGACGAGTGATTGGGATGTGGAGTGCCATGATGTTGCGATCAATGATATGGGCACGGGAGCTGCAAGTGCCGGCGCTGTCTGGAGCAAGACAAATGACGCCCTGTTCTTCTTAGCAAGCGAACGAGGATCCACTGGCTTATATCAAGTGACGTTAGATAAAAACATCACCAAAGTTGTTGGCGGGAAACGCCAAGTTTACGCTTTTAGTACAGATAAGAATCAGGAGCGGTTTGTTTACGCCGTCAGTCAATCAGCCGCTATTCCCGGCGACTTGTTTGTGTCGGCCTTGTCAGGCAGTGATGAGCAGCGTCTGACAGCCGTTAACGAGCACTTGCTGCAAACGAAAATATTATCTGCTCCAGAGGATTTTCATTTTAAAGCGAATGATGGAACCGAACTGCAAGGCTGGATCATGAAACCAGCCGGCTTCCAGGAAGGCGAAACGTATCCGCTTGTCTTGGAGATTCATGGCGGCCCGCACGCGATGTACAGTCATGCTTTCATGCACGAGTTTCAGGTGCTTGCTGGCAAAGGCTATGGTGTCCTGTACATGAACCCAAGAGGAAGCCATGGCTATGGGCAGCAGTTTGTTGATGCTGTGCGCGGCGATTATGGAGGCATCGACTATGCCGATGTGATGGTAGCCGTGGATTATGCCTTGGAAAATCATGATTGGATAGACGCCTCCCGCTTAGGTGTTACTGGCGGAAGCTATGGCGGCTTCATGACGAACTGGATCGTCGGCCATACGAACAGGTTTAAGGCGGCAGTTACACAGCGCTCGATCAGTAACTGGCTCAGCTTCTATGGTGTGAGTGATATCGGCTACTTCTTTACCGAATGGGAGCACAAAACGACCGTTATGGAAGACCCTGAGGAGCTATGGCGAATCTCTCCGCTCCGTTATGCGAAAAATATCCAGACACCATTGCTGATCCTGCATAGCGAAAACGATTATCGCTGCCCGATCGAGCAGGCCGAGCAGCTGTATGTTGCATTGAAACAGCAAAAGAAACCAACTCGTTTCGTTCGGTTCCCAGAATCGAACCATGAGCTGTCCCGAAGCGGAGATCCAGGTTTGCGTATTATTCGCCTGAATGAAATAACGGATTGGTTCGAGACGTATTTGAAATAA
- a CDS encoding M42 family metallopeptidase, producing the protein MIELLKQLTSLQGPSGYEQEVSYFLKDYLKDKVDEVKIDPIGNVIAKKRGSQAGPVVLLTAHMDEVGFIVKKIEANGFLRFEKLGGNDDRNLNAQPVKVLGEKGHINGVIGTLSAHYAKFDDAQKVRRHSQLYIDVGASSSQEVLDMGIEVGTPVTWGSELQTIGAAEKLKVRAKSLDDRAGCAVILQVLEEAAEDFAGELVCLFTVQEEVGLRGAKTASEHIDADVAIAIDTTAVSDTPEQTMDQTLRLGSGTGIKVMDASLIVPKTMKQQLMQLAKQNNIPYQLEVFTGIGTDGGAVTYANKGIPTGVLSIPSRYTHSAAELVDVGDLLATKDLVKAFVQSVDEQSRFPF; encoded by the coding sequence ATGATTGAATTATTGAAGCAGTTGACAAGTCTGCAGGGTCCAAGCGGCTATGAACAAGAGGTCAGTTATTTTCTGAAAGACTATCTGAAGGATAAAGTGGATGAAGTGAAAATAGATCCCATCGGTAACGTGATTGCCAAGAAAAGAGGCAGCCAGGCCGGACCGGTTGTGCTGCTGACAGCCCATATGGATGAAGTCGGTTTTATCGTGAAAAAGATAGAAGCCAACGGATTTCTGCGATTTGAGAAGCTTGGCGGCAATGATGACCGGAATCTGAACGCCCAGCCAGTGAAGGTGCTGGGTGAAAAAGGACATATAAATGGTGTGATTGGAACACTTTCTGCCCACTATGCCAAATTCGATGACGCGCAAAAGGTGAGAAGGCATAGTCAGTTATACATAGACGTTGGAGCAAGCTCTTCCCAAGAAGTGTTGGATATGGGTATCGAAGTTGGAACCCCCGTTACTTGGGGCTCTGAACTGCAAACGATCGGGGCAGCTGAAAAATTGAAGGTACGCGCCAAGTCACTGGATGATCGTGCGGGATGCGCTGTCATCCTTCAGGTGCTGGAGGAGGCAGCAGAGGATTTCGCCGGAGAGCTCGTTTGTTTATTCACCGTCCAGGAAGAGGTCGGTCTGCGTGGAGCCAAGACAGCGTCGGAGCATATCGATGCGGATGTCGCGATCGCGATTGATACCACCGCTGTAAGTGACACGCCGGAGCAGACTATGGATCAAACGCTGCGCTTAGGGAGCGGCACAGGCATCAAGGTGATGGATGCCAGCCTGATCGTTCCGAAGACAATGAAGCAGCAGCTCATGCAATTAGCGAAACAAAACAACATCCCTTATCAGCTGGAGGTATTCACAGGGATAGGAACCGATGGCGGTGCGGTTACGTATGCCAACAAGGGTATTCCGACAGGCGTGTTATCCATCCCTTCCCGTTATACCCACTCAGCTGCAGAGCTTGTGGATGTAGGCGACCTTCTTGCAACGAAGGATTTAGTAAAAGCATTTGTACAGAGTGTGGATGAGCAATCACGTTTTCCTTTTTAA